Proteins from one Mercurialis annua linkage group LG7, ddMerAnnu1.2, whole genome shotgun sequence genomic window:
- the LOC126657805 gene encoding uncharacterized protein LOC126657805 isoform X1 — MEKLEANSDQTPIEEDPDFKFWPCEDTNFKCETAKAEKIIRDMDRKQAELHKETQKIKIEDLGSVYTRLYSAMCKDWYTKQAMDRALKCEVEPLKQALDKICFRNKSHLFEKEGAEVNYRNIDFKIRHGNKSMAAENRLLKEINKIGSQEREVTNSNKQIFSLGSKQEIQEKINHYELKIEQSRNERLKNSYCIKNLKKKLKAIEIQILALESHMEQEKRRREQVRNLQRLLIHQHEEKDRCCFRHFAALNNAIEIVQKKDVTGSPI; from the exons ATGGAGAAATTAGAAGCTAATTCCGATCAAACTCCCATTGAAGAAGACCCTGATTTCAAGTTTTGGCCATGTGAAGACACAAATTTCAAATGTGAAACTGCAAAAGCTGAGAAGATTATTAGAGATATGGATCGAAAACAAGCTGAACTTCACAAAGAGACACAGAAAATAAAG ATTGAAGATTTAGGCAGTGTATACACAAGATTATATTCCGCAATGTGTAAGGATTGGTACACAAAGCAAGCTATGGATAGGGCACTGAAGTGTGAAGTGGAACCTCTAAAACAAGCTTTAGACAAGATTTGTTTTAGAAACAAATCACACTTATTTGAAAAAGAAGGAGCAGAAGTTAATTATAGG AACATAGATTTCAAGATACGACATGGAAACAAGAGTATGGCCGCAGAGAATCGCCTTCTGAAGGAGATCAACAAAATTGGAAGCCAAGAAAGAGAAGTCACTAATAGTAATAAGCAGATATTTTCTTTAGGATCAAAACAAGAAATACAAGAGAAGATCAAT CATTATGAATTGAAAATTGAGCAATCAAGAAACGAGCGCTTGAAAAATAGCTATTGCATTaagaatttgaagaaaaaacTTAAGGCCATAGAAATACAAATTCTTGCTTTAGAATCTCACATGGAACAAGAAAAGCGACGAAGGGAACAAGTCCGTAATCTCCAACGTTTACTTATACATCAACATGAAGAGAAG GACCGCTGTTGTTTCCGACATTTTGCAGCCTTGAACAATGCTATAGAAATTGTCCAGAAGAAAGATGTAACCGGTAGTCCGATATGA
- the LOC126657805 gene encoding uncharacterized protein LOC126657805 isoform X2, giving the protein MEKLEANSDQTPIEEDPDFKFWPCEDTNFKCETAKAEKIIRDMDRKQAELHKETQKIKIEDLGSVYTRLYSAMCKDWYTKQAMDRALKCEVEPLKQALDKICFRNKSHLFEKEGAEVNYRHYELKIEQSRNERLKNSYCIKNLKKKLKAIEIQILALESHMEQEKRRREQVRNLQRLLIHQHEEKDRCCFRHFAALNNAIEIVQKKDVTGSPI; this is encoded by the exons ATGGAGAAATTAGAAGCTAATTCCGATCAAACTCCCATTGAAGAAGACCCTGATTTCAAGTTTTGGCCATGTGAAGACACAAATTTCAAATGTGAAACTGCAAAAGCTGAGAAGATTATTAGAGATATGGATCGAAAACAAGCTGAACTTCACAAAGAGACACAGAAAATAAAG ATTGAAGATTTAGGCAGTGTATACACAAGATTATATTCCGCAATGTGTAAGGATTGGTACACAAAGCAAGCTATGGATAGGGCACTGAAGTGTGAAGTGGAACCTCTAAAACAAGCTTTAGACAAGATTTGTTTTAGAAACAAATCACACTTATTTGAAAAAGAAGGAGCAGAAGTTAATTATAGG CATTATGAATTGAAAATTGAGCAATCAAGAAACGAGCGCTTGAAAAATAGCTATTGCATTaagaatttgaagaaaaaacTTAAGGCCATAGAAATACAAATTCTTGCTTTAGAATCTCACATGGAACAAGAAAAGCGACGAAGGGAACAAGTCCGTAATCTCCAACGTTTACTTATACATCAACATGAAGAGAAG GACCGCTGTTGTTTCCGACATTTTGCAGCCTTGAACAATGCTATAGAAATTGTCCAGAAGAAAGATGTAACCGGTAGTCCGATATGA
- the LOC126657803 gene encoding uncharacterized protein LOC126657803, with product MEKLEANSDQNHIEEDPNFKFWPCEDTVFKCEIAKAEKIIRDMDRKQAELLKAMEKLKIEDIGSVYPRLNSAMWEDWCAKKSMDREQKCGVEPLKQALDKICFRNKAYQTKYTKSCFSDDEEGVHFRNLKFKIRHGNKSMAAEKRLLKKGNKLGSQEREACNNIFTDLIINKQIFSLDSYSYADEDTIMQIREKFKQLELKREKALTNAIVEGKNWRKILGSKQEIQEKINHHELRIEESRKERLKNSCCIKDLKKKLKAIEKDVLSLESQMEGVSRQRKEAYNLQRLLVNQHEEKDRCCFQHLANLNNGGKIVQKKDVTGSPVVEYRAEKIIEMIANRYGINTSKKTVPYNLSVPSHLGFFYTVPVRHWPKF from the exons ATGGAGAAATTAGAAGCTAATTCCGACCAAAATCATATTGAAGAAGACCCTAATTTCAAGTTTTGGCCATGTGAAGATACAGTTTTCAAATGTGAAATTGCAAAAGCTGAGAAGATTATTAGAGATATGGATCGAAAACAAGCTGAGCTCCTCAAAGCCATGGAAAAATTAAAG ATTGAAGATATAGGCAGTGTATATCCAAGGTTGAATTCCGCAATGTGGGAGGATTGGTGCGCAAAGAAATCTATGGATAGGGAACAGAAGTGTGGAGTGGAACCTCTAAAACAAGCTTTAGACAAGATATGTTTCAGAAACAAGGCATACCAAACAAAATATACTAAATCATGCTTTTCTGATGATGAAGAAGGAGTTCATTTTAGG AACTTAAAATTCAAGATACGGCATGGAAACAAGAGTATGGCTGCAGAGAAACGACTTCTGAAGAAGGGCAACAAACTTGGAAGCCAAGAAAGAGAAGCTTGTAATAATATATTTACAGACCTAATTATTAATAAGCAGATATTTTCTTTGGATAGTTACAGTTATGCTGATGAAGATACAATTATGCAAATCCGTGAAAAATTCAAACAGCTGGAATTGAAAAGGGAAAAAGCATTAACAAATGCTATTGTAGAGGGAAAAAATTGGAGGAAAATTTTAGGATCAAAACAAGAAATACAAGAGAAGATCAAT CACCATGAGTTGAGAATTGAAGAATCAAGAAAAGAGCGTTTGAAAAATAGTTGTTGCATTAAGGATTTGAAGAAAAAACTGAAGGCCATAGAGAAGGATGTTCTATCTCTAGAATCCCAAATGGAAGGTGTAAGCAGACAAAGAAAAGAAGCTTACAACCTCCAACGTTTACTTGTAAATCAACACGAAGAGAAG GACCGCTGCTGTTTCCAACATCTTGCAAACTTGAACAATGGCGGCAAAATTGTCCAGAAAAAAGACGTAACTGGTAGTCCGGTCGTTGAGTACCGAGctgaaaaaataattgaaatgatAGCAAACAGATATGGAATCAATACCTCAAAAAAAACAGTGCCGTATAATTTATCTGTTCCGTCGCATTTGGGATTTTTCTATACAGTTCCGGTGAGACACTGGCCAAAATTCTAG
- the LOC126655121 gene encoding dihydroorotase, mitochondrial has translation MINSSIPPFKALKFPVTNKGGYNQLKCKAAGASSSSTMELTITRPDDWHLHLRDGELLEAVVPHSASHFGRAIVMPNLKPPITTTAAAVAYRESILKALPTDSNFNPLMTLYLTDTTSSNEIKLARNSGVVFAVKLYPAGATTNSQDGVTDLFGKCLPVLEEMIEQNMPLLVHGEVTDSSVDIFDREKVFIDTILQPLIQRLPRLKVVMEHITTMDAVKFVQSCDEGSVAATVTPQHLILNRNAIFQGGLQPHNYCLPVLKRETHRQAIVSAVTSGSKRFFLGSDSAPHERKRKETSCGCAGIYNAPVALSLYAKVFEEAGALDKLEAFTSLNGPDFYGLPRNTSKIKLIKSRWEVPESFTFSFGEIIPMAAGETLEWQPSPA, from the exons ATGATTAATTCTTCAATTCCACCGTTCAAA GCACTGAAATTTCCAGTTACAAATAAAGGAGGATATAACCAGTTGAAATGTAAAGCGGCGGGGGCGTCGTCGTCGTCAACTATGGAGCTGACAATCACGCGTCCCGACGATTGGCACCTTCATCTTCGCGATGGGGAGCTTCTAGAAGCTGTTGTGCCTCACAG TGCAAGTCATTTTGGAAGGGCAATTGTAATGCCGAATTTGAAACCACCAATTACCACTACAGCTGCTGCTGTGGCTTATAGGGAATCCATATTGAAAGCATTGCCTACTGATAGCAACTTTAATCCACTTATGACTCTTTATTTGACTGATACCACAAGCTCGAATGAGATTAAGCTCGCAA GAAATAGTGGAGTTGTTTTTGCTGTAAAGTTGTATCCAGCTGGTGCAACAACAAACTCTCAAGATGGCGTCACTGATCTTTTTGGGAAGTGTCTTCCTGTACTTGAAGAGATGATTGAACAAAACATGCCGCTGCTG GTTCATGGGGAAGTTACTGATTCTAGTGTTGATATATTTGATCGTGAAAAGGTTTTCATTGACACTATTCTGCAGCCCTTAATCCAAAGGCTTCCTCGACTTAAGGTAGTAATGGAGCACATCACTACAATGGATGCCGTTAAATTTGTTCAGTCTTGTGATGAAG GATCAGTGGCAGCAACTGTTACTCCTCAGCATCTTATTCTCAATCGAAATGCCATTTTTCAAGGAGGATTACAACCGCATAATTATTGTCTTCCAGTACTTAAAAGGGAAACACACA GACAAGCAATTGTTTCAGCCGTAACTAGCGGAAGCAAAAGATTTTTCCTTGGTTCTGATAGTGCTCCTCAtgaaagaaagagaaaggaaacTTCTTGTGGATGTGCTGGAATTTATAATGCCCCTGTTGCTCTGTCATTATATGCTAAGGTTTTCGAAGAG GCTGGTGCACTTGATAAGCTAGAGGCATTTACAAGCTTAAATGGACCAGACTTCTATGGACTTCCAAGGAACACTTCAAAGATCAAATTGATCAAGAGCCGATGGGAAGTGCCCGAGTCTTTTACATTTTCATTTGGAGAAATCATTCCAATGGCtgcaggtgaaacgcttgaatggCAACCTTCGCCGGCCtga
- the LOC126655120 gene encoding elongation factor G-1, mitochondrial-like, producing MARFSRGSATSRFLCSLYHSSRQTQSPTTALLLGNFQLRQFSNPARAKDEKEAWWKESMEKVRNIGISAHIDSGKTTLTERMLFYTGRIHEIHEVRGRDGVGAKMDSMDLEREKGITIQSAATYCTWKDYQVNIIDTPGHVDFTIEVERALRVLDGAILVFCSVGGVQSQSITVDRQMRRYEVPRLAFINKLDRMGADPWKVLNQARAKLRHHSAAVQVPIGMEENFEGLIDLVKMKAYFFRGSNGENIVTEEVPTNMAALAAEKRHELIEVISEVDDILADAFLADEPISSTDLEEAIRRATIARKFIPVFMGSAFKNKGVQSLLDGVLSYLPCPIEVSNYALDQSKNEDKVMLGGNPDGRLVALAFKLEEGRFGQLTYLRIYDGVIRKGEFIVNINTGKKVKVPRLVRMHSDEMEDIQEAHAGQIVAVFGVDCASGDTFTDGSIRYTMTSMNVPEPVMSLAVQPVSKDAGGQFSKALNRFQREDPTFRVGLDPESGQTIISGMGELHLDIYVERIKREYKVDATVGKPRVNFRETVTKRAEFDYLHKKQTGGQGQYGRVIGFIEPLPEGSSTKVEFENMMVGQAIPSNFIPAIEKGFREAANSGSLIGHPVENVRIVLTDGNSHAVDSSELAFKLAAIYAFRQCYTAAKPVILEPVMMVELKVPTEFQGTVAGDINKRKGVIVGNDQDGDDSIITANVPLNNMFGYSTSLRSMTQGKGEFTMEYKEHAPVSQDVQTQLVNTYKASRITE from the exons ATGGCCCGATTCTCGAGAGGATCCGCTACATCACGCTTCCTCTGCTCCCTCTATCATTCATCAAGGCAGACTCAATCTCCGACCACCGCGCTCCTCCTCGGAAACTTCCAGCTCCGGCAGTTCTCAAACCCTGCCCGCGCCAAAGATGAAAAGGAAGCATGGTGGAAAGAGTCCATGGAAAAGGTCCGCAACATCGGTATATCCGCTCACATCGATTCCGGTAAAACCACGCTCACTGAGCGCATGCTTTTCTACACCGGCCGTATTCATGAGATTCACGAGGTCCGTGGCCGTGACGGCGTTGGCGCGAAAATGGACTCCATGGATTTAGAAAGAGAGAAGGGAATCACTATTCAATCTGCTGCCACATATTGTACTTGGAAGGACTATCAG GTAAATATAATTGATACGCCTGGACATGTCGACTTTACGATTGAAGTGGAGAGGGCGTTACGAGTGTTGGATGGTGCGATTCTTGTGTTTTGTAGTGTTGGTGGAGTTCAAAGTCAGTCTATTACTGTTGATAGACAAATGAGAAGATATGAGGTTCCGAGGCTTGCGTTCATTAATAAACTTGATAGAATGGGTGCTGATCCTTGGAAAGTTCTGAATCAG GCAAGGGCTAAACTGAGGCATCATAGTGCAGCGGTGCAAGTGCCAATTGGAATGGAGGAGAATTTTGAAGGTCTTATTGATCTTGTGAAGATGAAAGCCTATTTCTTCCGTGGTTCAAATGG AGAAAATATTGTTACTGAAGAAGTGCCAACAAATATGGCAGCTTTAGCCGCAGAAAAGAGACATGAACTGATAGAAGTGATTTCTGAAGTTGATGATATACTTGCTGATGCTTTTCTTGCGGATGAGCCTATTTCATCCACTGATCTTGAG GAGGCCATTCGAAGGGCTACTATTGCACGGAAATTTATACCGGTATTCATGGGAAGCGCATTCAAGAACAAG GGAGTGCAATCACTTTTAGACGGCGTGCTGAGTTATTTGCCTTGTCCCATTGAAGTCAGCAACTATGCCCTTGACCAATCCAAAAATGAAGATAAG GTCATGTTGGGTGGAAATccagatggacgacttgtggcATTAGCTTTTAAATTAGAGGAAGGACGTTTTGGTCAATTAACATATTTAAG AATCTATGACGGTGTCATTCGCAAGGGTGAATTTATAGTGAACATCAATACAGGCAAGAAAGTTAAG GTTCCTCGCTTGGTACGGATGCACTCTGATGAAATGGAA GATATTCAAGAGGCACATGCTGGGCAAATTGTTGCTGTGTTTGGTGTTGATTGTGCTTCAG GAGATACATTTACGGATGGATCCATTAGATACACTATGACCTCCATGAATGTTCCGGAGCCAGTTATGTCATTAGCTGTTCAACCAGTTTCTAAAGACGCGGGAGGACAA TTTTCAAAAGCTTTGAATCGTTTTCAGAGAGAGGATCCAACCTTCCGTGTTGGTTTGGATCCTGAAAGTGGGCAG ACAATTATTTCTGGAATGGGAGAGTTGCATTTGGACATTTATGTGGAACGCATTAAAAGAGAGTACAAG GTTGATGCAACTGTCGGCAAGCCTCGTGTGAACTTTAGAGAGACTGTTACTAAGCGTGCTGAATTTGATTACTTACATAAGAAGCAAACGGGAGGACAAGGTCAATATGGACGAGTAATTGG GTTTATTGAGCCACTTCCAGAAGGCTCATCCACTAAAGTTGAGTTTGAGAACATGATGGTTGGACAAGCTATACCATCAAATTTTATACCCGCTATTGAGAAGGGCTTCAGAGAAGCTGCCAATTC GGGTTCTTTAATTGGGCATCCAGTCGAAAATGTCCGAATCGTTTTGACAGATGGTAATTCACATGCAGTGGATTCTAGTGAACTTGCCTTTAAATTAGCAGCAATATATGCTTTCAGACAG TGCTATACAGCTGCAAAGCCTGTGATATTGGAGCCTGTCATGATGGTGGAACTGAAAGTACCGACAGAATTTCAGGGTACTGTAGCTGGTGATATTAACAA GAGAAAAGGCGTGATTGTTGGAAATGACCAAGACGGGGATGATTCTATAATAACTGCCAAC GTTCCCCTAAATAATATGTTTGGGTACTCGACATCTCTTCGGTCAATGACGCAG GGGAAAGGTGAATTCACAATGGAGTACAAAGAACATGCACCTGTTTCGCAAGATGTGCAAACACAGCTGGTAAACACCTACAAGGCAAGCAGGATTACCGAATAA
- the LOC126655123 gene encoding proton pump-interactor 1 — protein MQYLDADSDQVLVVSGSKIADICIDDLNQNLTLDDAVDIRHDAKHVHRSDFVKFRPSQDLISKCKIEQTENLIEWINQKRLDIFTKVEEKKLDRYSLTRKLESLTYSYRSEKFETARHKETLEPLQLARDKLSFANTAYRDKLIKSCLLSDEIHLNNLNFQIRHGHKTLAEEKRLLTETKKCRGKEKNRSDSYLTLEELNKSIACKFYWSNRYANDEVQRRKATEDMKKLKCLREKAIANAAVKGSIWNSLGSKDKIPKRIKKRNGKESEELGKKSLTIRAKMKHVQKQLEAIEKDIISLQKQLSEGTQMKIRANKCILTLKGVQKSNQLNNSV, from the exons ATGCAATACTTGGATGCAGATTCTGATCAAGTTCTTGTCGTATCAGGGAGCAAAATAGCCGACATTTGCATCGACGATCTCAATCAAAATTTGACCTTAGACGATGCAGTTGATATAAGGCATGATGCTAAACATGTTCATCGATCTGATTTCGTCAAGTTTAGACCATCTCAGGATTTGATTTCCAAATGTAAAATTGAACAGACTGAGAATTTGATTGAATGGATCAACCAGAAACGACTCGACATCTTCACAAAAGTTGAAGAAAAAAAG TTGGATCGATACAGTTTGACCAGAAAATTGGAATCCCTGACGTACTCGTATCGGTCAGAAAAATTCGAAACAGCTCGTCATAAAGAGACACTAGAACCTCTACAACTAGCACGCGACAAGCTGAGCTTCGCAAACACTGCATATCGTGATAAACTCATCAAATCGTGCTTACTCAGTGATGAAATTCATTTAAAT aatttaaatttccaaaTCCGGCATGGACACAAGACTTTGGCCGAAGAGAAACGACTACTAACAGAAACGAAGAAATGTCGAGGGAAAGAAAAAAATCGCAGCGACTCATATTTGACGTTAGAAGAACTTAACAAATCA ATAGCATGCAAGTTTTACTGGAGTAACCGCTACGCCAACGATGAAGTTCAACGTAGAAAAGCCACAGAAGATATGAAGAAGTTGAAATGTTTAAGGGAGAAAGCTATAGCAAATGCTGCTGTGAAGGGTAGTATTTGGAATTCATTGGGATCAAAAGACAAAATACCAAAGCGAATCAAA AAACGTAACGGCAAGGAATCAGAGGAACTGGGGAAGAAAAGCTTGACAATTAGAGCTAAAATGAAGCATGTACAGAAACAGTTGGAAGCAATAGAAAAAGATATAATTTCTCTGCAGAAACAATTGTCTGAAGGAACCCAAATGAAGATCAGAGCAAACAAATGCATACTTACACTTAAGGGTgtgcaaaaatcaaaccaactgAATAATTCAGTTTAG